One part of the Pecten maximus chromosome 1, xPecMax1.1, whole genome shotgun sequence genome encodes these proteins:
- the LOC117338015 gene encoding uncharacterized protein LOC117338015 has protein sequence MAWAMTKWYMMEWAMAEWYMIELAMTEWYMMELAMTEWYMMEWAMTEWYIMEWAMTEWCMIEWAMTERYKMAWAMTEWYMMEWVMTEWYMMEWAMTEWYMMEWAMTEWYMMEWAMTEWYMMEWAMTE, from the coding sequence ATGGCGTGGGCTATGACCAAATGGTATATGATGGAGTGGGCTATGGCCGAATGGTATATGATTGAGTTGGCTATGACCGAATGGTATATGATGGAGTTGGCTATGACCGAATGGTATATGATGGAATGGGCCATGACCGAATGGTATATCATGGAGTGGGCTATGACCGAATGGTGTATGATTGAGTGGGCTATGACCGAAAGGTATAAGATGGCGTGGGCTATGACCGAATGGTACATGATGGAATGGGTTATGACCGAATGGTATATGATGGAATGGGCTATGACCGAATGGTATATGATGGAGTGGGCTATGACCGAATGGTATATGATGGAGTGGGCTATGACCGAATGGTATATGATGGAGTGGGCTATGACCGAATAG
- the LOC117338095 gene encoding uncharacterized protein LOC117338095, which yields MAWAMTEWYMMEWAMTEWYMMEWAMAEWYMMEWAMTEWYMMEWAMTEWYMMEWAMTEWCMMEWAMAEWYMMEWAMAEWYMMEWAMTKWCVIEWAMTEWYIMEWAMTE from the coding sequence ATGGCGTGGGCTATGACCGAATGGTATATGATGGAGTGGGCTATGACCGAATGGTATATGATGGAGTGGGCTATGGCCGAATGGTATATGATGGAGTGGGCTATGACCGAATGGTATATGATGGAGTGGGCTATGACCGAATGGTATATGATGGAGTGGGCTATGACCGAATGGTGTATGATGGAGTGGGCTATGGCCGAATGGTATATGATGGAGTGGGCTATGGCCGAATGGTATATGATGGAGTGGGCTATGACCAAATGGTGTGTGATCGAGTGGGCTATGACCGAATGGTATATCATGGAGTGGGCTATGACCGAATAG